A genome region from Festucalex cinctus isolate MCC-2025b chromosome 17, RoL_Fcin_1.0, whole genome shotgun sequence includes the following:
- the LOC144005247 gene encoding uncharacterized protein LOC144005247: protein MEQPPGSLDDLQPQDLSTSSIPRVVDLSRKGSLNVMSCEVQRLVHSPDWHPNSGLPSSETTSSNASHQPADQIQPDNALSHTTVTLSYVSRSHIYSASQPLTPLPPVSKFSLLPSCEDEKGLGETAYTLNQLYLEHIDTPVDLATKAYSKSPEIDEVCLPQELCKLNGAVNFAVPGREETSERLENGQDDSWSGLGVVSEMSPATDTTDLRNDEMLLQVSKIEESAVLQNKMAAIELCTLTMDYKSPLEDPVSPSATSLGDVEDVFMLPHASSSPSGDNSFLADEVAWDDSITETDILLIDDTATSLDSSDENGQPVTTRRPELKPLIDLTGNVCLSGISEDKPKTVTPHMNGNASALQRTVKERKLPLRSNRGVRLESLMNINSSTYKVSGFINTNADASKTRAQDSYATNTKRNDTYFNGKRRSRAKAKQKAVTQPKQGKANSIKTHQCKNTTSDCVNNSKKSYSKSATLTKIVPEDVPYPGHIPQMSPVRSKRRLSLASSPLFKTPQKLPELPIHSEPLLEKKQARSPPPAPKETPKKSPRSAKGTQKSPAAKTKVVRTPKRRRKKKQEPRPFSSIFAPKEPEIKLKYVHYREVKKDSRINNFSPFIRMRRQQSSTSLCTVVNHPEDVRTQLKKGQGELQDYHSSFISGSVPSTSCLQLGQASTQGQHQDSLVCCLCGLSANAMDLGDLHGPYYPEGYRVSSPKMSKHTSGFKGDKGDLSDSDRSSCSVGSRGRKRTIRPSPCSHRSANLLKKGLPPSRRRTADNTGSPAAKRARSEMWPTDVDDWYSPPVLPMEPREYWLHEDCGIWSTGVFLVKGRVYGLEECVKVAQETMCSACSAPGATLGCFFKSCPSKYHYRCALEADCILIEENFSMKCKKHKNKTLKTPVGLCSDPRRKTPS, encoded by the exons ATGGAGCAACCACCAGGGAGCTTGGATGATCTTCAACCTCAGGACCTCTCCACTTCAAGCATCCCCAGGGTGGTTGACCTGTCCAGGAAAGGTAGCCTGAATGTCATGTCCTGTGAGGTGCAGCGCCTGGTCCACAGCCCAGACTGGCACCCGAACTCTGGATTACCCTCTTCAGAGACCACCTCTTCGAATGCCTCACACCAACCAGCGGATCAAATTCAACCAGACAATGCCTTGTCCCACACCACAGTTACCCTATCCTACGTGAGCAGGTCTCACATTTACTCAGCATCTCAGCCTCTAACTCCGTTGCCGCCTGTCAGCAAGTTCTCCCTCCTCCCCTCTTGTGAGGATGAGAAGGGGCTTGGGGAGACCGCCTATACACTGAACCAGCTTTACTTGGAACATATTGACACACCAGTGGACCTCGCTACCAAGGCTTACTCTAAGTCTCCAGAGATTGATGAAGTTTGTCTACCACAGGAGCTTTGTAAATTAAATGGAGCAGTAAATTTTGCCGTTCCCGGCAGAGAGGAAACTAGTGAAAGGTTGGAGAATGGCCAAGATGACAGCTGGTCGGGTTTAGGTGTGGTTTCTGAAATGTCACCAGCAACTGACACGACTGACCTAAGGAATGATGAGATGCTGCTACAAGTTTCTAAAATAGAGGAGTCGGCGGTTCTTCAGAACAAAATGGCTGCAATAGAGCTGTGCACGCTGACCATGGATTATAAAAGCCCTCTAGAAGACCCAGTTTCTCCCTCTGCTACCTCACTGGGTGACGTCGAGGATGTGTTCATGCTTCCCCATGCCTCCAGCTCACCAAGCGGCGACAACTCATTTCTAGCAGATGAGGTTGCTTGGGATGACTCGATCACAGAAACGGACATATTGCTCATTGACGACACTGCCACAAGTTTGGATTCAAGTGATGAAAACGGGCAGCCTGTCACCACAAGGAGACCGGAGCTGAAGCCTTTGATTGACTTGACAGggaatgtttgtttgtcaggAATTTCAGAGGACAAACCCAAAACTGTCACCCCTCACATGAACGGCAATGCCAGTGCGCTCCAGAGAACTGTGAAGGAAAGGAAGCTGCCTTTGCGTTCAAATCGAGGGGTTCGCTTAGAATCACTTATGAATATAAATTCAAGCACTTATAAAGTATCAGGATTCATTAACACTAATGCAGACGCTTCCAAAACGAGAGCACAGGATTCTTATGCAACAAATACAAAGAGGAATGACACCTATTTCAATGGAAAAAGGAGAAGCAGAGCGAAAGCGAAACAAAAAGCAGTAACTCAGCCGAAACAAGGTAAAGCCAATAGCATTAAAACTCATCAATGCAAAAATACTACCTCTGATTGTGTTAATAATTCTAAAAAATCATACAGTAAAAGCGCTACGTTGACAAAGATTGTGCCAGAGGACGTACCATACCCTGGACATATACCGCAGATGAGCCCTGTGAGGTCAAAGAGGAGACTCAGTTTAGCATCAAGTCCTCTGtttaaaaccccccaaaaattgccTGAGCTTCCTATACACTCGGAGcccttgttagaaaaaaaacaagcaagatCTCCCCCACCAGCGCCTAAAGAAACTCCAAAGAAAAGCCCACGTTCAGCTAAAGGGACGCAAAAATCACCAGCTGCAAAGACAAAGGTGGTTCGCACTCCCAAGAGGCGACGGAAGAAGAAGCAAGAGCCAAGACCGTTTTCTTCCATCTTTGCTCCCAAGGAGCCTGAGATCAAATTGAAGTATGTCCACTACAGGGAGGTAAAAAAGGACTCGAGGATCAATAATTTCTCCCCCTTCATCCGCATGCGTCGCCAGCAGTCATCAACGTCATTATGCACTGTAGTCAACCACCCAGAAGATGTCAGGACGCAGCTCAAAAAGGGCCAAGGGGAGCTACAGGATTACCACAGTAGCTTTATTTCTGGAAGTGTACCCAGCACTTCCTGTCTCCAGCTGGGTCAGGCGTCCACTCAGGGTCAGCATCAGGACTCCCTCGTCTGTTGCCTGTGCGGGCTCTCTGCCAATGCCATGGACCTGGGGGATCTCCACGGTCCCTACTACCCTGAAGGATACCGGGTATCGAGCCCCAAGATGTCAAAACATACGTCCGGCTTTAAAGGTGACAAGGGTGACTTGAGCGATTCGGATCGTTCATCCTGTAGCGTCGGGAGCAGGGGGAGGAAACGGACTATTCGACCCTCGCCCTGCAGCCACAGGTCAGCGAACCTGTTGAAGAAGGGCCTCCCGCCAAGCCGCCGGAGGACCGCTGACAACACCGGCAGCCCCGCAGCCAAACGTGCTCGTTCAGAAATGTGGCCGACAGATGTGGACGACTGGTACAGCCCCCCCGTGCTGCCCATGGAGCCCCGTGAGTACTGGCTCCACGAAGACTGCGGCATCTGGTCTACTGGCGTGTTCTTGGTGAAGGGCAGAGTCTATGGCCTGGAGGAATGTGTCAAAGTGGCCCAGGAGACG ATGTGCTCGGCCTGCTCGGCCCCGGGTGCAACGTTAGGCTGCTTCTTCAAAAGTTGTCCCAGCAAATACCACTACAGGTGTGCTCTGGAGGCAG ACTGCATCCTCATTGAAGAAAACTTCTCCATGAAGTGTAAAAAGCACAAG AATAAGACATTGAAAACCCCAGTGGGGCTGTGCAGTGATCCCAGGAGAAAAACACCTTCGTG a